The following are encoded together in the Capsulimonas corticalis genome:
- a CDS encoding fructosamine kinase family protein: MNTLPPVLHEAVTQILGAAPQAAIPLPGGMINQAARIETPFGPLVVKWNEGALPGLFASEADGLERLRAAGALRVPKILAVSDAASRPLPLPDGEQESVIIPSFLVMEYIDPLPGDIAEFARRFGESLARQHQTTTSENGLFGLERDNYIGALPQPNAWRMTWPEFYRERRLLPQLAIALRLGRLPGDREARLRRLVDQVDTILADSRSLPCLLHGDLWSGNFLQSGEEAIVIDPAVYYGDREIELAYIQLFGGFPPGFIEAYQSAYPLPGEYLLRRPLHQLYPLLFHLNTFGEEYWPQVEMVLLRYGC, encoded by the coding sequence GTGAACACGCTTCCTCCCGTACTGCATGAGGCCGTGACCCAGATTCTGGGCGCCGCGCCCCAGGCTGCGATTCCGCTGCCGGGCGGCATGATCAACCAGGCTGCGCGCATCGAAACGCCGTTCGGCCCCCTGGTTGTCAAGTGGAACGAAGGCGCGCTTCCGGGCCTCTTCGCCTCGGAAGCCGATGGTCTGGAGCGACTGCGCGCCGCCGGCGCATTGCGCGTTCCCAAAATCCTCGCCGTCTCCGACGCCGCGTCGCGCCCCCTGCCGCTCCCTGATGGAGAACAAGAGTCTGTTATTATTCCTTCATTCCTCGTGATGGAGTATATCGATCCTCTGCCCGGAGATATCGCCGAATTCGCACGGCGCTTTGGCGAATCGCTCGCCCGGCAGCACCAGACGACGACCTCGGAAAACGGCCTCTTCGGCCTGGAGCGCGACAACTACATCGGCGCGCTTCCCCAGCCGAACGCCTGGCGCATGACCTGGCCGGAATTCTACCGCGAGCGCCGTTTGCTCCCCCAACTTGCTATCGCCCTGCGCCTCGGCCGCCTGCCCGGCGACCGCGAAGCGCGCCTGCGCCGCCTCGTCGATCAAGTCGACACGATCCTCGCCGACTCCCGTTCGCTGCCCTGCCTTCTGCACGGCGACCTCTGGAGCGGCAATTTCCTGCAAAGCGGCGAAGAGGCCATCGTGATCGACCCCGCCGTCTACTACGGCGACCGGGAGATCGAACTGGCCTACATCCAGCTCTTCGGCGGCTTCCCGCCTGGGTTCATCGAAGCCTACCAAAGTGCATACCCACTGCCCGGAGAATACCTGCTCCGCCGCCCGCTGCACCAGCTTTACCCGCTCCTCTTCCACCTCAATACCTTTGGCGAAGAGTACTGGCCGCAGGTCGAAATGGTATTGCTGCGGTACGGATGTTGA
- a CDS encoding NAD(P)/FAD-dependent oxidoreductase produces MKVCIVGAGLAGLTCARHLQAGGADVVVVEASDDVGGRVRSDVVEGFTLDRGFQVLFDAYPAVKRNLDLAALDLRAFDPGAIICKDGRQSVLTDPLRDKKWADVAGAAANLSIPVTDKLRTLQLSQSLSGIGSGFDPHEPDDQSTYDYLKAQGFHDVTIDVFFRPFYGGVLLKRDLSTTAAAFRFYFRMLSTGQTAVPSAGMGAVTQQLAAPLRETNSIQVNAPVQSLRKTDGRTAGVVLESGETIDADAVVLAVPAPVAARLAGLPTPEGELGKATIYFAGDKALSDSKKLVLNADPNAFVNDAQQISNVAPGYAPAGRHLLGATVLGDPAMDDTQLCNAAMDDLQKMYAGDREAIRALASYAPLRVYRIPYSQFPQPPGVYGTLPGVTTDQPGLYVAAEYTESSSIHGAMTSGENCAAAVLAG; encoded by the coding sequence ATGAAGGTATGTATCGTGGGGGCGGGGCTGGCGGGGCTGACGTGCGCGCGTCATCTGCAAGCGGGCGGCGCGGACGTGGTTGTCGTGGAAGCGAGCGACGATGTTGGCGGCCGGGTGCGTTCGGATGTGGTCGAGGGGTTTACGCTGGACCGGGGCTTCCAGGTTCTCTTCGACGCCTACCCGGCGGTGAAGCGCAATCTGGATCTCGCCGCATTGGACCTGCGCGCGTTCGATCCGGGCGCCATCATCTGCAAGGATGGCCGCCAGAGCGTGCTGACCGACCCGCTGCGCGATAAGAAATGGGCCGATGTGGCGGGCGCCGCCGCGAACCTGTCGATCCCGGTCACGGATAAGCTGCGCACGCTGCAACTTTCGCAGTCGCTGTCAGGGATCGGCAGCGGTTTCGACCCGCACGAGCCCGACGATCAATCGACTTATGATTATCTGAAAGCCCAGGGCTTTCACGATGTCACCATCGACGTTTTCTTTCGCCCTTTCTATGGGGGCGTCTTATTAAAACGGGACCTCTCGACGACGGCGGCCGCGTTTCGCTTTTACTTCCGGATGCTCAGCACCGGCCAGACCGCCGTGCCGTCGGCCGGCATGGGCGCCGTCACCCAGCAGCTCGCCGCGCCGTTGCGCGAAACGAACTCCATTCAAGTGAACGCGCCGGTTCAAAGCTTGCGCAAGACCGATGGCCGCACAGCGGGAGTCGTTCTTGAAAGTGGAGAGACGATCGACGCCGACGCCGTCGTGCTCGCCGTTCCCGCGCCGGTCGCCGCTCGTCTTGCGGGTTTACCGACGCCGGAGGGCGAGCTGGGCAAGGCGACGATCTACTTTGCCGGGGACAAAGCGCTCAGCGACAGCAAAAAGCTCGTCCTGAACGCCGACCCGAACGCCTTTGTCAATGACGCCCAGCAGATCAGCAATGTCGCGCCCGGATACGCGCCGGCGGGCCGCCACTTGCTCGGCGCCACCGTGCTCGGCGATCCCGCCATGGATGACACGCAGCTCTGTAACGCCGCAATGGACGACCTGCAAAAGATGTACGCCGGCGACCGCGAAGCGATCCGCGCCCTCGCGAGCTACGCGCCGCTACGCGTCTATCGGATCCCGTACTCGCAGTTCCCGCAGCCGCCCGGCGTCTACGGAACGCTGCCGGGCGTGACGACGGACCAGCCGGGGCTATACGTCGCCGCCGAATACACGGAAAGCAGCTCGATCCACGGCGCCATGACCAGCGGAGAGAATTGTGCGGCGGCGGTGCTGGCGGGGTAG
- a CDS encoding DUF1573 domain-containing protein produces the protein MNSRRFALTLAALTALAPAALHANTPPAPGSLPVNPAPAPFAPAPAPPAPPVEAPVAPAQLLTIVKTDGTTSDTPGLAVHDFGTLSIARTEPIQHDFAVRNDSATPVTLDHVQAACSCTAAVADGILPGEQIAAGKTITIHVSVDPGHLGPGPANKMVWVYLKGQPSPGATLQMTGILTPLLTFEPSLLDFGTVNAGQEKSLLLHVTGDPKLLSALTTPSLAPAIADLTFVREKEMHLDKDGKSTVDFHVVLGKHARIGMMQGTVSFTASPTENTRLASAYASLVGEVRGEINASPSTVAFGSVAGGKSAEQQIIINGAGKVLAKSTVRSASPYVTAKIVLTSKTLVSNVMGGSGTPPYASSSGTVNIVSNGGENANATLEVTLNDKAPSGVLQTEVVVTTPGGQQLALPVWAFIEGNAGQH, from the coding sequence ATGAATTCCCGACGATTCGCCCTCACGCTGGCGGCTCTCACGGCCCTGGCGCCGGCCGCTCTCCACGCCAATACGCCTCCGGCGCCCGGCTCGCTGCCGGTCAATCCGGCGCCCGCGCCGTTTGCTCCCGCCCCGGCGCCTCCCGCGCCGCCTGTGGAAGCCCCGGTCGCTCCCGCCCAGCTTCTGACGATCGTCAAAACGGATGGGACCACGAGCGATACGCCCGGCCTGGCCGTCCATGATTTCGGCACGCTGAGCATCGCGCGGACTGAGCCGATCCAGCATGACTTCGCCGTGCGCAACGACAGCGCGACGCCGGTCACGCTCGACCATGTGCAGGCGGCGTGCAGCTGCACCGCCGCCGTGGCCGATGGAATTCTGCCCGGCGAGCAGATCGCGGCGGGAAAGACGATCACCATCCATGTGTCGGTGGACCCGGGACATCTGGGACCGGGACCGGCGAACAAAATGGTGTGGGTGTATTTGAAGGGCCAGCCTTCGCCGGGGGCGACGCTGCAAATGACGGGGATCTTGACGCCGCTTCTCACCTTTGAGCCCTCGCTGCTGGATTTCGGAACGGTGAACGCCGGTCAGGAGAAGTCGCTGCTGCTGCACGTGACCGGCGACCCCAAGCTGCTGAGCGCGCTGACGACGCCGTCGCTCGCTCCGGCCATTGCCGATCTGACCTTTGTGCGCGAGAAAGAAATGCATCTGGACAAAGACGGAAAATCGACCGTCGATTTCCATGTCGTCCTCGGCAAGCACGCGCGGATCGGAATGATGCAGGGCACGGTCAGCTTCACGGCGTCCCCGACGGAGAACACGCGTCTGGCGTCGGCCTACGCCTCGCTGGTGGGAGAAGTGCGCGGGGAGATCAACGCCTCGCCGTCTACCGTCGCCTTCGGCTCCGTCGCCGGCGGAAAGAGCGCCGAGCAGCAGATCATTATCAATGGAGCGGGAAAAGTGCTGGCGAAATCCACAGTCCGCAGCGCGAGCCCATATGTCACCGCGAAGATCGTGCTGACATCCAAAACGTTAGTCTCGAACGTGATGGGAGGCAGCGGAACGCCGCCGTATGCGTCGTCTTCAGGCACAGTGAATATCGTCAGCAACGGTGGAGAGAACGCGAACGCCACGCTGGAGGTGACCCTGAACGACAAGGCGCCGTCCGGAGTGCTGCAAACGGAAGTCGTCGTCACGACGCCCGGAGGCCAGCAGCTCGCGCTGCCGGTCTGGGCGTTCATTGAGGGGAATGCGGGGCAGCATTAA
- a CDS encoding tetratricopeptide repeat protein has translation MRSSTPTLVSLILLMSMAAAPVLADDAQTHLQKAKVAAAQQNWDAALTELDATIAIDKNNIEAHSGRAMMLVKKQDLQGAITEIGRVLEIDPKNADAYSVRSALYQQTGDKAKAKDDYIAFLRLSPAEADKLQAAAQAAADKQDWANAANLWSLVTEVRPGDAKAHYALGMVLKNSYYTVFMNSSGQPNFQENLDKLKADTKASFDAAIKADPKFAPAYLAQDDPEAIAQGLKQMPDNAELLVARAQMSLTGIPSDDIIKAALSDYDHAIKVDPKNANAFTSRAGAYLWAKKYDLALADTKRALELKPNDYETIVLRGLLYGDLYDYAHQAAENERALAIKPNDTVTSYNYFTALTHLPEKARALPIISKLIDGEPASVLYLSSRAQLYFDLKEYGKAAADVDKVLTIEADNKQALDLKTKIAAAQK, from the coding sequence ATGCGTTCTTCCACACCTACACTCGTCAGCCTGATATTACTCATGTCGATGGCCGCCGCGCCTGTGCTCGCCGATGACGCGCAGACGCATCTTCAGAAGGCTAAGGTCGCCGCCGCCCAGCAAAACTGGGACGCGGCCCTGACCGAGCTCGACGCAACGATTGCGATCGACAAAAACAACATCGAAGCCCACTCCGGCCGCGCCATGATGCTGGTAAAGAAGCAGGATCTTCAGGGCGCTATTACGGAGATTGGGCGCGTTTTGGAGATCGATCCGAAAAACGCCGACGCTTACAGCGTGCGCTCAGCGCTTTACCAGCAAACGGGCGACAAGGCAAAAGCAAAAGACGATTATATCGCCTTTTTACGCCTGTCTCCGGCCGAAGCGGACAAACTGCAAGCCGCCGCACAGGCGGCCGCCGACAAACAAGATTGGGCGAACGCCGCGAACTTATGGAGTCTGGTGACCGAAGTCCGTCCCGGCGACGCCAAGGCGCACTATGCGCTGGGAATGGTCCTCAAAAATTCTTACTACACCGTCTTCATGAATAGCAGCGGCCAGCCGAATTTTCAGGAGAATCTGGACAAACTCAAAGCCGACACCAAGGCCAGCTTCGACGCCGCCATCAAGGCCGATCCGAAGTTCGCCCCCGCCTATCTGGCGCAGGACGATCCAGAGGCGATCGCTCAGGGCTTGAAACAGATGCCGGACAACGCGGAACTGCTCGTCGCTCGCGCCCAAATGTCTCTGACCGGCATTCCAAGCGATGACATCATCAAAGCCGCATTGAGCGACTACGATCATGCGATCAAGGTGGATCCCAAAAACGCCAATGCGTTTACCAGTCGCGCCGGGGCGTACCTCTGGGCGAAGAAGTATGATCTGGCTCTTGCCGACACCAAGCGGGCGCTGGAGCTGAAGCCTAACGATTATGAAACGATCGTATTGCGTGGCCTGCTTTACGGTGATCTCTACGATTACGCGCACCAAGCCGCCGAAAATGAGCGAGCGCTCGCCATTAAGCCAAATGACACAGTGACATCTTATAATTATTTCACGGCGCTGACACACCTTCCCGAAAAAGCGCGCGCCCTCCCGATCATCAGCAAGCTCATCGATGGGGAGCCGGCCTCTGTCCTGTATCTGTCGTCGCGCGCGCAGCTCTACTTCGATCTCAAGGAGTATGGGAAAGCGGCGGCGGACGTCGATAAGGTTCTGACGATCGAAGCCGATAACAAACAAGCGCTCGATTTAAAGACCAAAATCGCCGCGGCGCAGAAGTAA
- a CDS encoding AAA family ATPase: protein MNTLETTLHRNGAHAEPAALSWRDEIMNEALRGFDYDEHGDALIHALRMRRPEFATLSMWPDRTMFMRFLDKQCLGVRSLLSAPHLYQSRAGAESHHLFGWFSVEWGDRSLEFVLTPSSNRGLEIICLSADSDLLREFSAAITEYSERPAGRSLRWASGWEHASDLDEEIGKVTWDDIILAPDMMTRLREAIEGFAGSREAYDALGFAWRRGVLLVGPPGTGKTMICKAAAAALPVLPFLYVRDLSECENEEAIKSIFKRARKLAPCILAFEDVDGLINEFNRTIFLNEMDGFRSNHGVLVIASSNHPEKIDMALLRRPSRFDRVFHIGLPAQAERAAYCRYVLSRPDLASKILPEVDVERLISQVAQRTEGFTPAYLKEVLVSAALQRAQEGAIVLDTAFADAVLSQIVEMREHLKRTRTPEAMAELEDGDGRLGFRRGERLD from the coding sequence ATGAACACTTTAGAAACAACTTTACATCGAAACGGCGCGCACGCCGAACCGGCGGCGCTTTCGTGGCGCGATGAGATTATGAACGAGGCCTTGCGGGGATTCGACTACGACGAACATGGCGATGCGCTGATCCATGCGCTTCGGATGCGGCGGCCTGAGTTCGCTACGTTGTCCATGTGGCCAGATCGCACCATGTTCATGCGTTTTCTGGACAAACAGTGCTTGGGGGTGCGAAGTCTTCTGTCCGCGCCCCATCTCTATCAGTCGCGCGCCGGCGCCGAAAGCCATCACCTCTTTGGCTGGTTCTCCGTGGAATGGGGGGATCGGTCTCTGGAGTTTGTGCTGACGCCCTCTTCCAACCGGGGGCTGGAAATCATCTGTCTGTCGGCCGATTCGGATCTGCTCCGTGAGTTCTCGGCGGCGATCACGGAGTACTCCGAACGGCCGGCGGGACGAAGCCTGCGCTGGGCCAGCGGCTGGGAGCATGCCAGCGACCTGGATGAAGAGATCGGGAAGGTGACGTGGGACGACATTATCCTCGCTCCGGACATGATGACGCGTTTGCGTGAGGCGATCGAAGGATTTGCCGGCAGCCGGGAAGCGTATGACGCGCTTGGATTTGCCTGGCGGCGCGGCGTCCTGCTGGTCGGCCCTCCAGGAACAGGCAAAACCATGATCTGCAAAGCAGCGGCGGCGGCGCTGCCGGTGCTTCCGTTTCTCTATGTCCGCGACCTGAGTGAATGCGAAAACGAGGAAGCGATCAAATCGATTTTCAAGCGCGCTCGTAAGCTCGCTCCCTGTATTCTCGCCTTCGAGGATGTCGATGGCTTGATCAACGAGTTCAACCGCACGATCTTCTTAAACGAGATGGACGGCTTTCGGAGCAATCACGGAGTGCTGGTGATCGCGTCTTCCAATCATCCGGAGAAGATCGACATGGCGCTGCTGCGGCGTCCATCCCGCTTTGACCGCGTGTTTCATATCGGTCTTCCCGCTCAGGCGGAGCGCGCTGCTTATTGCCGGTATGTCCTGAGCCGACCGGACCTGGCTTCCAAGATCTTACCGGAGGTGGATGTGGAACGGCTGATTTCACAGGTCGCCCAGCGGACGGAGGGATTTACGCCGGCGTATCTCAAGGAAGTTCTGGTTTCAGCGGCCCTCCAGCGCGCCCAGGAAGGGGCGATCGTTCTCGATACAGCGTTCGCCGACGCGGTGCTGAGTCAGATCGTCGAGATGCGTGAGCACCTGAAGCGGACCCGCACGCCCGAAGCGATGGCGGAACTTGAAGACGGCGATGGCCGGCTCGGATTTCGGCGGGGCGAGAGGCTGGACTAG
- a CDS encoding M50 family metallopeptidase — MINSTGAGAPWNRDSLKSLLLACAVTVALWFVPLASLALYPLRLFVTFIHESSHAVTALLTGGRVAEIQIEPDASGVTLTYGGLGLLIVMAGYLGAAAYGAWLISLGRRPRVARTALYVSAAIVGLATVLAVRPWHNLFGFGWGLVISALLIWAGRRLSSVAAERTVMFLGVQCVANALFDLKTLVGLSSIPGGGPTTDAVLMSQIIPLPPVVWATLWSAAALGILWTALRPYWRRG; from the coding sequence ATGATCAACAGCACGGGCGCCGGCGCGCCCTGGAACCGCGATAGCCTCAAGTCATTGCTGCTGGCGTGCGCCGTCACGGTCGCGCTCTGGTTCGTCCCGCTGGCGTCGCTGGCGCTCTATCCGCTGCGCCTCTTCGTGACGTTTATTCACGAAAGCTCGCACGCCGTCACCGCGCTGCTCACCGGAGGGCGCGTCGCCGAAATCCAGATCGAACCCGACGCTTCGGGCGTCACGCTGACCTACGGCGGATTGGGCCTGCTGATCGTGATGGCCGGCTATCTTGGCGCCGCCGCCTACGGAGCCTGGCTCATTTCTCTGGGCCGCCGCCCGCGAGTCGCCCGAACCGCGCTGTACGTCAGCGCCGCGATCGTCGGCCTCGCCACCGTTCTCGCCGTCCGCCCGTGGCACAACCTCTTCGGCTTCGGCTGGGGCCTGGTCATCTCCGCGCTGCTCATCTGGGCCGGCCGCCGTCTGTCCTCCGTCGCCGCCGAGCGGACCGTGATGTTCCTCGGCGTGCAATGCGTCGCCAACGCCCTGTTCGACTTAAAAACACTCGTCGGTCTCTCCAGCATCCCCGGCGGCGGCCCCACGACCGACGCCGTGCTGATGTCGCAGATAATCCCGCTGCCGCCGGTCGTCTGGGCGACCCTCTGGAGCGCGGCGGCGCTGGGGATTCTGTGGACGGCGCTGCGGCCCTACTGGCGGCGGGGATGA
- a CDS encoding ThiF family adenylyltransferase: MSRTSALYHEELYRTDAIMRTIRDLPVTICGAGALGANIAESLSRQGFGRLRVIDHDRVEQRNLSTQPYYRSDIGAGKAKILAASLYRALGVTVETRMETLGVSNAAKLLSGSALVIDAFDNSPARAAVTEYCRTSDTPCLHAGLANGYAEVLWNEGYRVPSPTNDDVCDYPLARNLVLLTVAVACECVVAWAAGGEKRGYTVTLGDLAVTPMPIT, from the coding sequence ATGAGCCGGACATCGGCCCTCTATCATGAAGAGCTGTATCGCACGGATGCGATCATGCGAACGATCCGCGATCTGCCGGTTACGATCTGCGGCGCGGGGGCTCTGGGCGCGAATATCGCCGAGAGCCTTTCGCGTCAGGGTTTCGGCCGTCTGCGCGTGATCGACCACGACCGCGTGGAGCAGCGCAACCTTTCCACGCAGCCTTACTACCGTTCCGATATCGGGGCCGGCAAGGCGAAGATCCTCGCAGCCAGTCTTTACCGGGCTCTGGGCGTAACCGTCGAAACACGCATGGAAACGCTTGGCGTATCGAACGCCGCCAAGCTGCTTTCGGGAAGCGCGCTCGTCATCGACGCGTTCGACAACAGCCCCGCCCGCGCGGCCGTCACCGAGTATTGCCGGACTTCGGACACTCCCTGCCTGCACGCCGGGCTCGCCAATGGCTACGCCGAAGTTCTCTGGAACGAAGGCTATCGCGTCCCATCACCCACGAACGATGACGTGTGTGATTACCCGCTCGCGCGCAACCTCGTCCTGCTGACAGTCGCCGTCGCGTGTGAGTGCGTCGTGGCGTGGGCGGCTGGCGGGGAGAAGCGGGGTTATACCGTGACGCTGGGAGACCTGGCGGTTACGCCAATGCCGATTACGTAG
- a CDS encoding low molecular weight protein-tyrosine-phosphatase, with translation MIRVLFVCLGNICRSPMAEAVFAHKIHEAGLSAEIEADSAGTGDWHAGEPAHSGTRRILAKNAVSYNGRARQITRRDLDTFDYIVTMDDQNLSDVKRIGPGRAEVVPFLRFAPQVGVTEVPDPYYTGNFEETYALVTAASDGLLAHIREEHGL, from the coding sequence ATGATCCGTGTTTTGTTCGTCTGTCTGGGCAATATCTGCCGTTCGCCGATGGCGGAGGCCGTGTTCGCGCATAAAATTCATGAGGCGGGGTTAAGCGCCGAGATCGAGGCGGACAGCGCCGGCACTGGCGACTGGCACGCCGGGGAGCCGGCGCACTCCGGCACGCGGCGGATTCTGGCGAAGAACGCCGTGAGTTACAATGGCCGGGCGCGGCAGATCACTCGCCGCGATCTCGACACGTTCGATTACATCGTCACGATGGACGATCAGAATCTGTCGGACGTGAAGCGGATCGGCCCGGGCCGCGCCGAGGTCGTCCCGTTTCTCCGTTTTGCGCCGCAGGTGGGCGTCACCGAAGTCCCCGATCCCTACTACACGGGCAACTTCGAGGAAACCTACGCGCTCGTAACGGCCGCCTCCGACGGTCTGCTGGCGCACATCCGCGAGGAGCATGGCCTGTGA
- a CDS encoding VWA domain-containing protein, which yields MQKFERDLRLEILNSLLTTPHRELAKVADGHKEMRGLDPIFYGHLAVWYQRNGDVRDHKEVFIGNLLASDSGEHREAGYMLLQDLPPYQVARVVDFLKQHLGKAPRSARTAVARYLRRRERDPKQFDRAALRGRKAMKHLYATLHIAPGVRANEILFGAAPPEDSLAHTLKQIAKAETPEAQAQMIVEHAIPYTVAIGAVSKVTPVVLVALIASMSPQEVINNLKSLKARGAMDHPDVKALIDDKLKQAETHGRVSVFKTQVAADAADLDTETAARLSKIADTQIKTRGTIKRSTALLVDKSGSMDCAIELGKRIAAMISGVAEAGLWVYAFDTLAYPVTAKGAELSDWERAFQLIKAGGGTSVGCALETMRLKKQVAEQIILVTDEGENTAPYFADVYEAYKRDLNVAPSVVIVKVGRAGNWVENKLKEKQVTVDTFTFAGDYYALPNLVPLLTRPSRLELLMEILDTPLPERDEW from the coding sequence ATGCAGAAATTCGAGCGCGATCTGCGCCTGGAAATATTGAACAGCTTGCTGACCACGCCGCACCGCGAGCTGGCGAAGGTGGCGGATGGGCATAAGGAGATGCGCGGGCTGGATCCGATTTTCTACGGTCATCTCGCTGTCTGGTATCAGCGGAACGGCGACGTGCGCGACCACAAGGAAGTCTTCATCGGCAACCTGCTCGCGAGCGACAGCGGCGAGCATCGTGAGGCGGGCTATATGCTGCTTCAGGATCTGCCGCCGTATCAGGTGGCGCGGGTGGTGGACTTCCTGAAGCAGCACCTGGGCAAAGCGCCGCGCTCGGCGCGGACGGCGGTTGCGCGCTATCTGCGCCGCCGCGAGCGGGACCCGAAACAGTTCGACCGGGCCGCGCTGCGGGGCCGCAAGGCGATGAAGCACCTGTACGCCACATTGCATATCGCGCCGGGCGTCCGCGCCAACGAGATCTTGTTCGGCGCCGCGCCGCCCGAGGACAGTCTGGCGCATACGCTGAAGCAGATCGCGAAGGCGGAAACGCCGGAGGCGCAGGCGCAGATGATTGTCGAGCATGCGATTCCGTATACGGTCGCGATCGGCGCGGTGTCGAAGGTGACCCCGGTGGTGCTCGTCGCGTTAATCGCGTCGATGTCTCCCCAGGAGGTCATCAACAACTTGAAGTCGCTGAAGGCGCGGGGCGCGATGGACCATCCGGATGTCAAGGCGCTGATTGACGACAAGCTGAAGCAGGCTGAGACGCACGGTCGCGTGTCCGTCTTCAAAACCCAGGTCGCCGCCGATGCGGCGGATCTGGACACGGAGACGGCGGCGCGGCTGTCTAAAATCGCCGACACGCAGATCAAGACGCGCGGAACCATCAAGCGCTCCACGGCATTGCTGGTCGACAAGTCCGGATCGATGGACTGCGCGATCGAACTGGGCAAGCGGATCGCCGCGATGATCTCCGGCGTCGCCGAAGCGGGCCTCTGGGTCTACGCATTCGACACGCTGGCGTATCCCGTCACGGCGAAGGGCGCGGAGCTGAGCGACTGGGAGCGCGCCTTCCAGCTCATCAAGGCCGGCGGCGGCACAAGCGTCGGCTGCGCGCTGGAGACCATGCGCTTGAAGAAGCAGGTCGCCGAGCAGATCATCCTCGTCACCGACGAGGGCGAAAACACGGCGCCGTACTTCGCGGACGTCTACGAAGCGTACAAGCGCGACCTCAACGTCGCTCCAAGCGTCGTGATCGTCAAGGTCGGCCGCGCGGGAAACTGGGTAGAGAACAAGCTCAAGGAGAAACAGGTCACGGTGGACACCTTCACCTTCGCCGGCGACTACTACGCGCTGCCCAACTTGGTCCCGCTGCTCACGCGGCCGTCGCGCCTGGAGCTCCTGATGGAGATCCTGGACACGCCGCTGCCGGAGCGGGATGAGTGGTGA
- a CDS encoding peroxiredoxin family protein, which yields MSIRNAAGILGLTSLIAGSLMASAHGAPVKKKPAAVTAAPKAAPAFTLTDTSGKTRTLAEFQGRPVTLFFFCGCPWCHNAARLWSQFQRGGALPAGTPAPATLIVFTGDAGMAKQFAAETNLDLMQTTLLTDERMHVTTDLYHADPCPRAFVVDSAGLIRYTNNHKDDAPRDAAETVIVSRTLGALRQAAAPAVQK from the coding sequence ATGTCTATTCGCAACGCCGCCGGGATTCTTGGATTGACCTCGCTGATCGCGGGTTCGCTGATGGCGTCGGCGCATGGCGCGCCGGTCAAGAAAAAGCCCGCCGCCGTCACGGCGGCGCCTAAGGCCGCGCCGGCCTTTACGCTCACGGACACCAGCGGGAAGACGCGCACGCTGGCCGAGTTTCAAGGACGCCCCGTCACCCTCTTCTTCTTTTGCGGCTGTCCCTGGTGCCATAACGCGGCGCGTCTCTGGAGCCAGTTTCAGCGCGGCGGAGCGCTGCCCGCCGGGACGCCCGCGCCGGCGACTTTGATCGTTTTCACCGGCGACGCCGGGATGGCGAAGCAGTTCGCGGCGGAGACGAATTTAGATCTGATGCAGACCACGCTGCTGACCGATGAGCGCATGCATGTCACCACGGACCTGTACCACGCCGACCCATGCCCGCGCGCCTTCGTCGTCGATTCGGCGGGGCTCATCCGTTACACCAACAATCACAAAGACGACGCCCCGCGCGACGCGGCCGAAACGGTAATCGTCTCACGCACCCTCGGCGCCCTGCGCCAGGCGGCCGCGCCGGCCGTTCAGAAATAA